CGACAACGCGCTGCTCGATTACAGTACCCGTGCCGGAAGGGAGGACTTTATCGTCTCGTTCTCGGACCAgccggccctcctcgacttgGTAGGCCGCCTCATGTCGTGGAAAGAACCAATGCGGTTTCGCCGTCAACTCCTCCGCACCAATATCCCAAAATCATACAATACCGCCACGAGGGTACACTACGACCAAATGTATCTGCGCAAGATGGAGCCGGGAGCGGTGACGGCATGGATTCCAATGGGAGACGTATCGCCCGTCTCGGGGGGCCTGCTTTATCTCGAGGGGTCGAGAGACATGGGGCTGGAGATTGAGCGCTCTTTTCTCGACAGGAactcgagcttgccggCCGAGGAACAGGTCAGCGCGTTCAACCAGAACATGCTGCATGGCGGGGGGTTGACTAAGGACTGTGCTGCTTTTGCGCGGGCCACTAATCGACGTTGGCTGGTTGGCGATTATCGGGCGGGAGATGTCGTGCTCCACCACTCGTGTATGATCCACTGTAGTGCCAACAACGAAGATCCGGATGATCGGATTCGCTTGGCTACGGACGTTCGGTTCGCGGATAGGCAGGCGCCATTCGACGATAGGTGGAATGAGTTCTACTACGCCGGAGACGGCAAGTGAGGTAGCAACGGATGTATCGAAACTAGGTTGGTTGTGTACATGTAGCTGAGATGTGGCGGCGCGATGTGGCTTCCCGATTCCGAACCACAGATGTCAAATCGCTCATCAACGCCACACCTACGAGTCGAAGCCAGTATGATAAGCCTCCAAAGCCTCTGCCACGCCTCGGAACTGGTGACGTGCCGTGGCCCGAGTCCAGACGACAGCTTTCAAGCCTTCCAGCCCCTATGGTGTAATGGTAACA
Above is a genomic segment from Cutaneotrichosporon cavernicola HIS019 DNA, chromosome: 1 containing:
- a CDS encoding uncharacterized protein (Phytanoyl-CoA dioxygenase (PhyH)) is translated as MTMTEGVTLYPDPVHNVPPSVRSDGPRVLGGWDLDQLELQGNQGGVIPSSYLSWLTPISASAPIEDIRAVYERDGVVHIRGLLDREDVLSTREKFFNFVSRSGVLKPGTSPRDAIYNTSLDPSKFPGPSATQFNRSQNDNALLDYSTRAGREDFIVSFSDQPALLDLVGRLMSWKEPMRFRRQLLRTNIPKSYNTATRVHYDQMYLRKMEPGAVTAWIPMGDVSPVSGGLLYLEGSRDMGLEIERSFLDRNSSLPAEEQVSAFNQNMLHGGGLTKDCAAFARATNRRWLVGDYRAGDVVLHHSCMIHCSANNEDPDDRIRLATDVRFADRQAPFDDRWNEFYYAGDGK